The following proteins are encoded in a genomic region of Oncorhynchus keta strain PuntledgeMale-10-30-2019 chromosome 35, Oket_V2, whole genome shotgun sequence:
- the LOC127915520 gene encoding adenylate cyclase type 2-like, whose product MTTIKNKDKGQNFHSLYIRQHKDVSILYSAIVGFTKLATCSPEELVRVLNKLFSRLDDIAKKNECLCIKILCDCYYCVSGLPNTIPTHARNCVQMGLYIKLREATGVEISMRVGVHSGNILCGLIGLQKWQYDVCSHDVTLANHMESGGMPGRVHITEEKLGHLAGAYQVDTDGGSWDFLLKGRKTYLVVDPHKEVTTSKKKEEGSDVSYSHVRSMVEFAIALKKNLESINQHSFNSFKLRIVESVWLAGQWDKEI is encoded by the exons ATGACCACCATTA AGAATAAAGACAAAGGACAGAACTTCCACAGTCTGTACATCCGTCAACACAAAGACGTCAG TATTCTGTATTCTGCCATCGTGGGGTTTACTAAGCTGGCCACCTGTTCTCCAGAGGAGCTGGTGAGAGTCCTCAACAAACTCTTCAGCAGGTTGGATGACATTGCCAAG aaGAATGAGTGTTTGTGTATCAAGATCCTGTGTGACTGTTACTACTGTGTGTCCGGTCTGCCAAACACCATCCCCACCCATGCTCGGAACTGTGTTCAGATGGGGCTTTATAT TAAACTACGGGAGGCTACAGGTGTGGAGATCAGTATGAGAGTGGGCGTGCACTCCGGCAACATTCTCTGTGGCTTAATTGGTCTACAGAAGTGGCAGTACGATGTCTGTTCACATGATGTGACCCTGGCCAATCATATGGAGTCTGGGGGCATGCCAGG GCGTGTCCACATCACAGAGGAGAAACTGGGTCACTTAGCTGGGGCATACCAAGTGGACACTGACGGGGGGAGCTGGGACTTTCTGCTAAAGGGGAGGAAAACCTACCTGGTGGTCGACCCACATAAGGAAGTGACGACCTCTAAGAAGAAGGAAGAG gGCTCTGATGTGTCCTACAGCCATGTGCGCAGCATGGTAGAGTTTGCCATCGCTCTGAAGAAGAACCTGGAGTCCATCAACCAACACTCCTTCAACAGCTTCAAACTACGAATTGTTgagtctgtctggctggctggccagTGGGACAAGGAAATATGA
- the LOC118368938 gene encoding C-type mannose receptor 2-like isoform X2 has product MNRDSTELHQVQEVCYVMDKKVLVLFLSGLYTLSSCLAHEYHFVNMNKTWTEAQRFCREKYTDLATIENMEDMKRLINTVDSGYNGSAWIGLQKGEWQWSLADRDYSQGYVNWEATEPNNAGGKEDCVFMRRSGQWNDAPCNFQHFFICNGMNNSKESFHFINEAKTWHEAQSYCRKYYTDLASVRNQTQNHEVVTVAAANEGWIGLFRDSWKWSAGSNSSFTYWINEKPNNSKGNQDCASTRLNNLGRWDDMQCYINSPFICYGAPVKTQQVVRVKLTPKDQNMDLTDPAIQEAILQQIRKELREKGISDDVKLRWKEQTDGKIFHKEEKKN; this is encoded by the exons GGCTCTACACTCTCTCCTCATGCCTTGCTCATGAGTATCACTTTGTGAACATGAATAAGACCTGGACTGAAGCACAGAGATTCTGCAGAGAGAAGTACACTGACCTGGCTACCATAGAAAACATGGAGGATATGAAGAGGCTGATCAACACTGTAGACAGTGGTTATAATGGATCAGCCTGGATAGGGCTGCAGAAGGgagagtggcagtggtctctGGCAGACAGAGATTACAGTCAGGGATATGTCAACTGGGAAGCGACCGAACCCAATAATGCCGGAGGGAAGGAGGACTGTGTATTTATGAGACGCAGTGGTCAATGGAATGATGCCCCGTGTAACTTTCAACATTTCTTCATCTGCAATGGCA TGAACAATTCTAAGGAGTCTTTCCATTTCATTAATGAGGCTAAAACGTGGCACGAGGCGCAGAGTTACTGCAGGAAGTACTACACAGACCTGGCCAGTGTGAGGAACCAGACTCAGAACCATGAGGTAGTGACAGTGGCTGCTGCCAATGAAGGGTGGATCGGCCTGTTCAGAGACTCCTGGAAGTGGTCGGCCGGAAGTAACTCCTCATTCACATACTGGATAAACGAAAAGCCCAACAATTCCAAAGGAAATCAGGACTGTGCCTCGACAAGGTTGAATAACTTGGGAAGATGGGATGATATGCAGTGTTACATAAACAGTCCCTTCATTTGCTACGGTG CTCCAGTGAAGACACAGCAGGTGGTGAGAGTGAAGCTGACCCCAAAGGACCAGAACATGGACCTGACTGATCCTGCCATTCAGGAGGCCATCTTGCAGCAG ATAAGGAAAGAGCTGAGGGAGAAGGGGATTTCTGATGACGTCAAACTGAGATGGAAGGAGCAGACCGATGGAAAGATCTTCCACAAGGAAGAAAAGAAGAATTAA
- the LOC118368938 gene encoding macrophage mannose receptor 1-like isoform X1, which translates to MNRDSTELHQVQEVCYVMDKKVLVLFLSGLYTLSSCLAHEYHFVNMNKTWTEAQRFCREKYTDLATIENMEDMKRLINTVDSGYNGSAWIGLQKGEWQWSLADRDYSQGYVNWEATEPNNAGGKEDCVFMRRSGQWNDAPCNFQHFFICNGMNNSKESFHFINEAKTWHEAQSYCRKYYTDLASVRNQTQNHEVVTVAAANEGWIGLFRDSWKWSAGSNSSFTYWINEKPNNSKGNQDCASTRLNNLGRWDDMQCYINSPFICYGAPVKTQQVVRVKLTPKDQNMDLTDPAIQEAILQQFVFQIRKELREKGISDDVKLRWKEQTDGKIFHKEEKKN; encoded by the exons GGCTCTACACTCTCTCCTCATGCCTTGCTCATGAGTATCACTTTGTGAACATGAATAAGACCTGGACTGAAGCACAGAGATTCTGCAGAGAGAAGTACACTGACCTGGCTACCATAGAAAACATGGAGGATATGAAGAGGCTGATCAACACTGTAGACAGTGGTTATAATGGATCAGCCTGGATAGGGCTGCAGAAGGgagagtggcagtggtctctGGCAGACAGAGATTACAGTCAGGGATATGTCAACTGGGAAGCGACCGAACCCAATAATGCCGGAGGGAAGGAGGACTGTGTATTTATGAGACGCAGTGGTCAATGGAATGATGCCCCGTGTAACTTTCAACATTTCTTCATCTGCAATGGCA TGAACAATTCTAAGGAGTCTTTCCATTTCATTAATGAGGCTAAAACGTGGCACGAGGCGCAGAGTTACTGCAGGAAGTACTACACAGACCTGGCCAGTGTGAGGAACCAGACTCAGAACCATGAGGTAGTGACAGTGGCTGCTGCCAATGAAGGGTGGATCGGCCTGTTCAGAGACTCCTGGAAGTGGTCGGCCGGAAGTAACTCCTCATTCACATACTGGATAAACGAAAAGCCCAACAATTCCAAAGGAAATCAGGACTGTGCCTCGACAAGGTTGAATAACTTGGGAAGATGGGATGATATGCAGTGTTACATAAACAGTCCCTTCATTTGCTACGGTG CTCCAGTGAAGACACAGCAGGTGGTGAGAGTGAAGCTGACCCCAAAGGACCAGAACATGGACCTGACTGATCCTGCCATTCAGGAGGCCATCTTGCAGCAG TTTGTGTTCCAGATAAGGAAAGAGCTGAGGGAGAAGGGGATTTCTGATGACGTCAAACTGAGATGGAAGGAGCAGACCGATGGAAAGATCTTCCACAAGGAAGAAAAGAAGAATTAA